A single region of the Undibacterium piscinae genome encodes:
- a CDS encoding DUF2946 domain-containing protein — translation MKSLSRYHRVSLSWIAIVAILFNTLMPMMSHAMEAAAGKPRAHQSPWIELCSVSGSSWVRLAADGSILEQVQRKPVDAPVSAHSAHCDYCLTHANSFGLPPSSPQVSSDAKLFARLAFSIHRRIYRHVAWLAPAVRAPPSPG, via the coding sequence TTGAAGAGTTTAAGCCGATATCACCGGGTGTCATTGAGCTGGATCGCCATCGTGGCCATCCTGTTCAATACCTTGATGCCGATGATGTCGCATGCAATGGAAGCTGCTGCCGGCAAGCCGCGGGCGCATCAGAGCCCGTGGATAGAGCTGTGCTCGGTAAGCGGATCGAGCTGGGTTCGCCTTGCCGCCGACGGCAGTATCCTCGAGCAAGTGCAGCGCAAGCCTGTCGATGCCCCAGTTTCGGCGCATAGCGCACATTGTGATTATTGCCTTACGCATGCCAACTCTTTCGGCCTGCCGCCGTCATCGCCTCAGGTCTCGTCCGACGCCAAATTATTTGCCAGACTGGCATTTTCCATCCATCGCCGCATATACCGGCATGTCGCCTGGCTGGCACCCGCAGTGCGGGCTCCGCCTTCCCCTGGCTGA
- a CDS encoding Crp/Fnr family transcriptional regulator, with protein MKQYLSDKPARDLLPGEALSVADLQAIWRLESGAMRIDSVETDGASSFVRLVLPGDVLGMESLAGVEDTLLVRALVPVSLVPVSALDAQHLTRLLMDAVQTAHYRCREVVRLRSGPVDQRVKRLLQMLAYADAAGLGPAMACAMPSLGNMAEIVNATRETVCRVLANLRENHFLEDCNTQSPKRKLLEHREHRVCPGPASARF; from the coding sequence ATGAAACAGTATTTATCTGATAAGCCGGCCCGCGATTTATTGCCGGGCGAGGCTTTGTCTGTGGCCGATTTGCAGGCGATCTGGCGGCTGGAATCGGGTGCCATGCGTATCGATAGCGTCGAGACCGATGGCGCCAGCAGTTTTGTGCGGCTGGTCTTGCCCGGTGATGTATTGGGGATGGAAAGCTTGGCCGGAGTGGAAGATACCTTGCTGGTACGCGCTTTGGTGCCGGTAAGCTTGGTTCCCGTGTCTGCGCTGGACGCTCAGCATCTGACGCGGCTTTTGATGGATGCGGTGCAGACCGCGCATTATCGCTGCCGTGAAGTGGTCAGGCTGCGTAGCGGACCTGTGGATCAGCGCGTCAAACGCTTGTTGCAGATGCTGGCCTATGCCGATGCTGCCGGGCTTGGGCCGGCCATGGCGTGCGCCATGCCTAGCTTGGGGAATATGGCGGAAATCGTCAATGCGACCCGTGAAACCGTCTGCCGGGTATTGGCAAATTTGCGGGAAAATCATTTTCTCGAGGATTGCAATACGCAAAGCCCCAAGCGCAAGCTGCTTGAACACCGCGAGCACCGCGTATGCCCAGGTCCGGCTAGCGCGCGCTTCTGA
- a CDS encoding copper chaperone PCu(A)C → MKKLLLSALLTLSFSSAAFAQVSVKEAWARATVPQQKVTGAFMQITSGKDMRLVEVRSPVAANVELHKMEMDGDVMKMRAVDELALPAGKMVELKPGSYHIMLMDLKAQVKEGDMLPVTLVVEGKDKKRENIEVQVVAKTMKPAASMHHH, encoded by the coding sequence ATGAAAAAATTACTTCTCTCCGCCCTGCTGACACTGAGCTTTAGTTCTGCCGCATTCGCGCAAGTGAGCGTCAAGGAAGCCTGGGCCAGAGCCACCGTGCCACAGCAAAAAGTTACCGGCGCCTTCATGCAGATCACCTCAGGCAAAGACATGCGTCTGGTCGAAGTGCGTTCGCCGGTCGCCGCCAATGTGGAATTGCACAAGATGGAAATGGACGGTGACGTCATGAAAATGCGCGCGGTCGACGAACTGGCCCTGCCCGCCGGCAAAATGGTGGAGCTTAAACCCGGCAGCTATCACATCATGCTGATGGATCTGAAGGCACAAGTTAAAGAAGGCGACATGCTTCCCGTCACCCTGGTCGTCGAAGGCAAGGACAAGAAGCGCGAAAATATAGAAGTGCAAGTCGTCGCTAAAACCATGAAACCAGCAGCTTCTATGCACCACCACTAG